The Microcoleus sp. bin38.metabat.b11b12b14.051 genome contains a region encoding:
- the tnpA gene encoding IS200/IS605 family transposase → MKNDFVSKGRSVSDLKVHLVLTTKYRKKAFTNSMLERLNLIFEELLVKWDCKLVEFNGEDNHVHLLFQYHPDLELSKLVNNLKSVSSRKLRQEFTEHLESFYSKDVFWNGSYFVASCGGVTVSTLRKYIENQQTPED, encoded by the coding sequence ATGAAAAATGATTTTGTTTCAAAGGGGCGTTCTGTCAGTGACCTTAAGGTGCATCTTGTATTGACCACAAAATACAGAAAAAAAGCGTTCACAAACTCAATGCTGGAACGCTTGAATCTGATTTTTGAAGAACTACTTGTTAAATGGGATTGTAAATTGGTTGAGTTTAACGGCGAGGACAACCATGTACATTTACTTTTTCAGTATCACCCTGACTTAGAGTTGAGTAAGCTTGTTAATAATTTAAAATCTGTATCCTCAAGAAAGCTGCGTCAAGAATTCACGGAACACCTAGAAAGTTTTTACAGCAAAGATGTTTTTTGGAATGGTTCTTACTTTGTCGCAAGCTGCGGGGGTGTTACGGTTTCAACTTTACGAAAATATATTGAAAATCAACAAACCCCGGAAGATTAA
- a CDS encoding transposase, protein MRTAYQYRLRPTNQQAHNIDRWLSMLCAQYNYLLADRFNWYEQNRCPINVCPLVCHIPELRDNPDYYSQKKTLPSLKKTHPHYGEIYSQVLQDIVKRVKVTFDRFLKGDSNGKRSGRPRFKSRDRYRTFTYPQMKDGCLQGNLINLPMFGKVKIILHRPIPDGFKIKTASVTKKVDGYYLTLSLEDATVPTIKPDFNPDSIIGIDVGLKEFLTTSENETVAIPQHYRQAQKRLKVIQKRVSRRKKGSNRRQKAVKQLGKQHKKVADKRKDFHFKTANNLLKKYDVVAVEDLNVNGLARTRLAKSVLDAGWSSFLSILTNKAENAGKVGDPS, encoded by the coding sequence GTGCGGACAGCTTACCAGTACAGACTACGCCCAACAAATCAACAAGCGCATAACATAGATAGATGGTTATCTATGTTATGCGCTCAATATAATTACTTGCTGGCTGATAGATTCAACTGGTATGAGCAAAATCGTTGTCCTATCAACGTTTGCCCTCTTGTCTGTCACATTCCAGAATTACGAGACAACCCAGATTATTATAGTCAAAAGAAAACACTACCAAGTCTCAAAAAAACTCATCCTCATTACGGTGAAATATATTCACAAGTTTTGCAGGATATTGTTAAAAGAGTTAAGGTAACTTTTGACAGATTTTTGAAAGGTGATAGTAACGGAAAGCGTAGCGGTAGACCGAGATTTAAGTCTCGTGACCGCTATAGAACTTTTACTTATCCCCAAATGAAAGATGGATGCTTGCAGGGTAATTTAATTAACCTTCCGATGTTTGGCAAGGTTAAAATTATTTTGCATCGTCCTATCCCTGATGGTTTTAAAATCAAAACCGCCTCCGTAACTAAAAAGGTTGATGGTTATTATTTAACACTCAGCTTGGAAGACGCTACAGTTCCAACAATTAAGCCGGATTTTAACCCGGATTCAATAATTGGTATTGATGTTGGTTTAAAAGAGTTTTTAACAACTTCTGAAAATGAAACTGTTGCTATTCCTCAACACTATCGCCAGGCACAAAAACGATTAAAGGTTATTCAAAAGCGTGTATCTCGCAGAAAGAAGGGTAGCAATCGTAGACAAAAAGCGGTAAAACAACTAGGTAAACAGCACAAAAAAGTTGCTGATAAACGCAAAGATTTTCATTTCAAAACTGCGAACAACTTATTGAAAAAATATGATGTTGTGGCGGTTGAAGATTTGAATGTTAATGGACTAGCGCGTACCCGATTGGCAAAGTCTGTACTTGATGCTGGATGGTCAAGCTTTCTGTCGATACTAACGAACAAAGCCGAAAATGCTGGGAAAGTTGGTGATCCCAGTTAA
- a CDS encoding zinc ribbon domain-containing protein, which produces MLGKLVIPVKASGTSQDCSSCGVKVPKKLHERWHDCLNCGCSLDRDHNAAINIKNRAVGHSVLKAKSLLSNSRIVLEAYTYCEAEV; this is translated from the coding sequence ATGCTGGGAAAGTTGGTGATCCCAGTTAAAGCGTCTGGTACAAGTCAAGATTGTTCTAGTTGTGGTGTTAAAGTCCCTAAAAAGCTGCATGAACGCTGGCATGACTGTCTTAATTGTGGATGTAGTCTTGATCGCGATCATAATGCTGCGATCAATATAAAAAATAGAGCGGTAGGGCATTCCGTTCTTAAAGCCAAGAGCCTCCTAAGCAATAGCCGGATTGTCTTGGAAGCCTACACTTACTGCGAAGCAGAAGTGTAG